Proteins encoded within one genomic window of Dyadobacter chenhuakuii:
- a CDS encoding peroxiredoxin family protein has protein sequence MRLFDQIATVLILFALISCNSSAQTDLKTGTWRATLSREANRIPFIMDVSKNPDGKTYSVVVINDTERLKMDTAFFQNDSLVIPMELFDMKIIAKAEGEKLKGTYYRYAKGKVAGSIPFEAEFGKDYKFFKPGEAKSTKTVAGKWDATFITEATGDTTQSVGTFSQNGTDVKGSILTTTGDYRFLTGNVHGDSLFLSTFDGSNAKLFKAAIQSDGSLKGSMWSGVKSLRSFTAKPNDKAKLPDAASLTYLKPGFETVDFTFPDSDGKPVSLKDPRFKDKVVIIQIMGSWCPNCMDETNFIAPWYKKNKERGVEVIGLSFERSDDPKVSNPKIKRMIERMGIDYPILLAGTNTDEATAKALPMLNKVMSYPTTIFIDRKGKVREIHTGFSGQGTGAYFDEFVTDFNGLMDKLIAEK, from the coding sequence ATGAGACTATTCGATCAGATTGCTACTGTCCTGATTTTATTTGCATTGATAAGTTGCAATTCTTCTGCGCAAACCGACCTGAAAACCGGCACCTGGCGCGCAACGCTGAGCCGGGAGGCAAACCGGATCCCGTTTATTATGGATGTATCCAAAAACCCGGATGGGAAAACTTATTCCGTTGTTGTAATCAATGACACAGAAAGACTCAAAATGGACACCGCGTTCTTCCAGAACGATTCGCTGGTGATCCCGATGGAGCTTTTTGACATGAAAATCATCGCCAAGGCAGAAGGAGAAAAGCTGAAAGGCACTTACTACCGGTATGCAAAAGGCAAAGTGGCCGGCTCAATCCCATTTGAGGCAGAGTTTGGTAAGGATTATAAGTTTTTCAAACCCGGCGAAGCAAAAAGCACCAAAACCGTTGCCGGGAAGTGGGACGCAACATTCATTACGGAAGCCACGGGTGACACAACGCAGTCGGTAGGGACTTTTTCACAAAATGGAACGGACGTAAAAGGCTCTATATTGACCACAACGGGCGATTACCGCTTTCTCACGGGCAATGTGCACGGCGATAGTTTGTTTTTATCCACATTTGATGGTTCCAATGCCAAGCTTTTCAAAGCGGCTATTCAAAGCGACGGCTCGCTGAAAGGTTCGATGTGGTCGGGCGTGAAGAGCTTGCGGAGCTTTACTGCCAAGCCTAATGATAAAGCGAAATTGCCCGATGCGGCAAGTCTTACCTACTTAAAGCCGGGTTTCGAAACGGTTGATTTTACATTCCCTGATTCAGACGGTAAGCCGGTTTCTCTAAAAGATCCAAGATTTAAAGACAAGGTTGTGATCATTCAGATCATGGGCTCATGGTGCCCGAATTGTATGGATGAAACCAATTTCATAGCGCCCTGGTACAAAAAGAATAAAGAGCGCGGTGTGGAAGTTATCGGCTTGTCATTCGAAAGATCGGACGATCCGAAAGTTTCGAACCCAAAGATCAAACGCATGATCGAGCGCATGGGAATCGATTACCCGATCCTCTTGGCCGGAACCAACACCGACGAAGCGACTGCAAAAGCGTTGCCCATGTTGAATAAGGTAATGTCTTACCCCACCACCATTTTTATAGACAGAAAAGGAAAAGTCCGGGAGATCCATACAGGTTTTTCAGGCCAGGGAACAGGCGCTTATTTCGATGAATTTGTAACCGATTTCAATGGCCTAATGGATAAGCTGATTGCTGAAAAATAG
- a CDS encoding MarR family winged helix-turn-helix transcriptional regulator yields the protein MRKEKTIDFQIKWAWHSISRMYNAYAARFDTTMAVGYVLLNIDIENGTPATKIAPLLGMEPRSLVRMLKNLEERGLIKREVSEQDKRFVRIVLTDLGKEKRELAREGVISFNTMIRDKIPLDKLVVFFDVIKDINKLVEEENQKLKAGEIEEEL from the coding sequence ATGCGTAAGGAAAAAACAATTGATTTCCAGATAAAATGGGCATGGCATTCGATTTCCAGAATGTACAATGCCTACGCCGCACGTTTTGATACAACTATGGCCGTAGGCTATGTTTTGCTCAACATTGACATTGAAAACGGAACGCCGGCAACCAAAATAGCCCCGTTGCTCGGCATGGAACCCCGAAGCCTCGTGCGGATGCTCAAAAACCTGGAAGAACGCGGACTCATCAAGCGCGAGGTCAGCGAGCAGGACAAGCGGTTTGTGCGGATTGTGCTGACTGATTTAGGAAAAGAAAAACGGGAACTGGCGCGGGAAGGCGTTATTTCATTCAATACAATGATCAGGGACAAGATTCCGCTGGATAAGCTGGTCGTTTTTTTCGATGTAATTAAAGATATCAACAAACTGGTAGAAGAGGAGAATCAAAAACTCAAAGCCGGCGAAATAGAAGAAGAGCTTTAA
- a CDS encoding RrF2 family transcriptional regulator, producing the protein MISKKAKYALKALKVLAEQYGKGPVLISYIAEKEKIPKKFLEAILLDLRNNGVLQSQKGKGGGYLLRIPPGEVNFSKVLRIIDGPIAPALCVSMFFYGRCDDCKDEETCSLRSVLERWRDANLAVLDQTTLNDLLQAENAQPTDVLTQL; encoded by the coding sequence ATGATTTCTAAAAAAGCAAAATACGCGCTTAAAGCCTTAAAAGTTTTAGCAGAACAATACGGGAAAGGGCCGGTCTTGATTTCCTACATTGCTGAAAAAGAGAAGATTCCAAAGAAATTTTTGGAGGCGATACTACTTGACTTGCGTAACAACGGAGTTTTACAAAGTCAAAAGGGAAAAGGAGGTGGCTATTTGCTGCGCATTCCACCAGGTGAGGTCAATTTTTCAAAAGTATTGCGGATCATCGACGGTCCGATCGCGCCGGCACTTTGTGTTTCGATGTTCTTTTACGGGCGTTGCGACGATTGTAAGGATGAAGAAACATGCAGCCTGCGCTCCGTGCTGGAAAGATGGCGCGACGCTAACCTCGCCGTATTGGACCAAACTACATTAAACGACTTGCTTCAAGCTGAAAACGCACAGCCAACAGACGTTTTGACACAATTATAG
- a CDS encoding 3-hydroxyacyl-CoA dehydrogenase/enoyl-CoA hydratase family protein, giving the protein MNRSIRKVAVLGSGIMGSRIACHFANIGVEVLLLDIVPKELNDAEKARGMTSEHPAFRNRIVNDALQQAIKSSPAPLYSPAFASRIKTGNFEDNLADIKNYDWVMEVVVERLDIKKSIFEKVDALRKPGTLVTSNTSGIPIHLMAEGRSEDFRKHFCGTHFFNPPRYLRLLEIIPTSETDQEIVDFLMHYGDLFLGKTTVLAKDTPGFIANRLGIYALIQTIRVAAEIGLSVDEVDKLTGPVVGRPKSGTYRLSDVVGLDTTVHVANNLYASGEGKDESRDAFVVPEVMQKLYDNKWLGDKTGQGFYKKIKDEKGKSVILALDFNTLEYKPSEKVKFETLEGTKAISDVSKRFGVLVGGRDKAGEFYRKTFADIFRYASLRIPEISDEIFRIDQAIAAGFGWQYGPFETWDAIGVKNMLSIMESLDMKPAEWVYEMIAAGNESFYKVENGKRSYYDIVSKTYKKIPGQESFILLSNLSNNIVWKNAGANLYDIGDGILNLEFKSKMNTMGSEVIEGINKGISLAEKDFRGLVIGNESSEAFSAGANLAMLFMFAIEQEFDEINMVIAQFQQTMMRARYSSIPVVTAPHSLALGGGCELNLHADKVVAHAETYIGLVEFGVGIIPAGGGTKEMALRCSDMYHAGDTELNILQTAFMNIAQAKVSTSAQEAREMNYLQDKDQIVLNRSRLIVEAKQAAMDLADNGYTQPKQRNDIKVQGKTGIALFMAGIAQMRLANYISDHDAKIANKLAYVINGGDLSYAQNVTEQYLLDLEREAFLSLCGEKKTLERMQGLLNGGKPPRN; this is encoded by the coding sequence ATGAATCGTTCAATTCGTAAAGTAGCCGTTTTGGGCTCGGGCATTATGGGATCGCGCATTGCTTGCCACTTTGCCAATATTGGTGTGGAAGTGTTGTTGCTTGACATCGTCCCTAAGGAGCTTAATGACGCTGAAAAGGCCAGAGGAATGACCAGCGAACACCCGGCATTCCGTAACCGGATCGTGAATGATGCCTTGCAGCAGGCTATAAAATCGTCCCCGGCGCCACTTTACAGCCCGGCTTTTGCTTCACGCATTAAAACAGGAAACTTTGAGGATAACCTGGCCGATATAAAAAATTACGATTGGGTGATGGAAGTCGTTGTGGAACGGCTCGATATTAAGAAAAGCATTTTCGAAAAAGTGGATGCCCTGCGCAAGCCGGGGACGCTCGTAACTTCCAACACGTCCGGAATCCCGATCCATTTGATGGCGGAAGGCCGCAGCGAAGACTTCCGCAAGCATTTCTGCGGAACGCACTTTTTTAATCCACCCAGATATTTACGATTACTGGAAATAATCCCAACCTCAGAAACCGATCAGGAAATTGTTGATTTTCTGATGCATTACGGAGATCTTTTTCTGGGCAAAACCACTGTTTTAGCAAAAGATACGCCTGGTTTCATTGCTAACAGGCTGGGAATTTATGCATTAATCCAAACCATCCGGGTCGCTGCCGAAATCGGTTTGAGCGTGGATGAAGTCGACAAGCTTACCGGGCCTGTTGTAGGACGGCCCAAGTCAGGGACATATCGTCTTTCGGACGTTGTAGGATTGGATACAACCGTTCATGTCGCGAACAATTTGTATGCTTCCGGAGAGGGGAAAGATGAATCGAGGGACGCATTTGTGGTGCCTGAGGTCATGCAGAAATTGTATGATAATAAATGGTTAGGCGATAAAACGGGACAGGGTTTTTATAAAAAAATAAAGGATGAAAAAGGCAAATCTGTCATTCTTGCACTGGATTTCAATACATTAGAATATAAGCCTTCTGAAAAAGTTAAGTTTGAAACATTGGAAGGAACCAAGGCCATTAGCGACGTTTCCAAACGTTTTGGCGTGCTGGTTGGCGGCAGGGACAAGGCTGGTGAATTTTACAGAAAGACCTTCGCTGACATTTTCCGATACGCATCCTTGCGGATTCCAGAGATCTCGGATGAAATTTTCCGGATCGATCAGGCCATTGCCGCAGGATTTGGCTGGCAATATGGGCCATTTGAAACCTGGGATGCCATTGGTGTGAAAAACATGCTTTCGATCATGGAAAGCCTGGATATGAAACCTGCGGAATGGGTTTACGAAATGATCGCAGCCGGAAACGAATCTTTTTATAAGGTTGAAAATGGTAAGCGTTCTTACTATGATATTGTTTCAAAAACCTATAAGAAAATCCCTGGACAGGAGAGCTTTATTCTTCTGAGCAATCTTTCAAACAACATTGTCTGGAAAAACGCCGGGGCGAATCTGTATGACATTGGCGACGGAATCCTGAATCTGGAATTCAAGTCAAAAATGAACACGATGGGTTCTGAGGTGATCGAAGGAATTAATAAAGGCATTAGTTTGGCAGAAAAGGACTTTCGTGGATTAGTGATTGGAAATGAATCTTCGGAGGCGTTCTCTGCTGGTGCGAACCTGGCTATGCTGTTTATGTTTGCCATCGAGCAGGAATTCGATGAGATCAATATGGTGATTGCACAGTTCCAGCAGACCATGATGCGCGCGCGTTATTCTTCGATTCCAGTCGTAACCGCACCACATTCGCTGGCATTAGGCGGTGGCTGTGAGCTGAATTTACATGCCGACAAAGTTGTGGCGCATGCTGAAACTTACATCGGACTAGTGGAGTTTGGCGTCGGGATCATTCCCGCAGGTGGCGGAACGAAGGAAATGGCGCTTCGATGCTCGGATATGTATCACGCAGGCGATACGGAATTGAACATTCTTCAAACTGCATTCATGAACATTGCGCAAGCGAAAGTGTCGACCTCGGCACAGGAAGCGCGTGAGATGAATTATTTACAGGATAAAGATCAGATCGTATTGAATCGTTCAAGACTTATTGTGGAGGCGAAGCAAGCAGCCATGGATCTGGCGGATAACGGTTATACGCAGCCGAAGCAGCGAAATGACATTAAAGTCCAGGGTAAAACCGGGATTGCGCTCTTTATGGCGGGCATTGCGCAGATGCGACTGGCCAATTATATTTCAGATCACGACGCTAAAATTGCCAACAAACTGGCTTATGTGATCAACGGTGGAGATTTGAGTTATGCGCAGAACGTTACCGAACAATATTTACTCGATTTGGAAAGAGAAGCATTCCTTTCTCTTTGCGGAGAAAAGAAGACGCTTGAAAGAATGCAAGGCTTGCTGAACGGCGGGAAACCGCCTAGAAACTAG